CACCTTCAGCATCGGGACGATAGATATCTGCATCTAAGCGCACTCCATCACGGGTCTGCATAGAAGCTGTTTGTTTGGGAAGAACTTTGAGCATGAGTATGATATGGATACAGATAATTGCAATCGCACCTTCAAAATCACGTTAGCCCATTCCTAGAGAACAGCAAATGCGATCGCCCATTTTTTTAACGAAGATATACTTATTACACTGCAAAAAACGATATCTTCAGAAATTGTAGGTTGATTCCCTGCCCCATCCCCATGACCAATTATTTCCGTTCTAATGTTAATGCAATGGCTAGCTATGTCCCCGGCGAACAGCCGCCACGGGGAACACCAGTTATCAAACTCAACAGCAATGAAAACGCCTATCCTCCCTCACCTGCGGCATTAGAAGTACTGCGAAATATTGATGGTGAATGGTTGCGACGCTATCCAGAACCATTTGGTGGCGAATTTCGGCAAGCTGCAAGTAAAGTTTTAGGTGTTCCTAGTGATTGGATTATTGTCGGAAATGGCAGTGACGAAATCTTAAGCATCGTCATTCGTGCTTGTACTGAACCGGGACGCAAGGTAGTTTATCCCGTGCCTACTTATGTGTTGTATCGCACATTAACCGAGATGCAGGCGGCAGATATTTTAGAAATTCCCTACCGCGAAGATTTCAGCTTACCCTTACCAGAACTAATTGCTGCTGATGGGTCGGTAACATTTATTGCTTCTCCCAATAGCCCCTCAGGTCATGTAGTCCCAAATGAGGATCTGCGGAAATTAGCCAGTCAGTTATCTGGGGTATTAGTCATTGATGAAGCATACGTAGATTTTGCCGACGAAAATGCTTTGGATTTAGTGCAGGAATACGAGAACGTCATAATTATCCGCACGCTTTCCAAAGGTTACTCCTTAGCAGGATTGCGATTAGGGTTTGGGATAGCAAATCCCCTGTTATTGGATGGGTTGTTTAAGGTGAAAGATAGCTATAACATAGATGCGATCGCCTGTGCAGTTGCAACAGCTGCGATCGCCGATCAAGCTTATAAAAACGCTTGTGTAGCCAAGATTAAAGCATCCAGAACTCAGCTAGCATCTGACTTAAAACAATTAGGTTTTCGGGTTTGGGATTCTCAAACTAATTTTTTATTAGCCCAACCTCCCCAAGGCAATGCAGAATATCTCTATCAAAAACTCAAAGAACAGAAAATTTTAATCCGCTACTTTAAGCAGCCAGGATTAGAGGATAAATTACGCATTACTGTTGGCACTGATGAGCAGAATCATACTTTAATAAAGATGTTGAGTTCTCTAATGTAAAATACTTTGTGGGAAAAATTGAAACCACAAAGACACAAAGACACAAAGGTTTTCAAACATTGGTTGCGGGATTTTTCCGCATTCAAATTCTTACATGACAAATGACCAATGACAAATGACATCTTTTCCGATATTCAAAACCATTGGGCAAAAACATCTATTATTGCTGCTGCCCAAAGGAGTATATTAAAAGGTTATCCAGACGGGACTTTTCGGCCTGCTGCACCTGTGACTCGTGCTGAATTTGCGGCGATTATTTCTAATGGTTTACCAAAACAGTCACCATCTCGTCCGGCGATTGATTTTATAGATGTACCAGCTAATCATTGGGCGGCTAAGGCGATTGCTGAAGCCTATCAAACAAATTATCTGTCTGGATATCCCAATCGGATGTTCAAACCCAATGAATTAATTCTGCGCGTGCAAGCTTTAACGGCTTTAGCATCAGGATTAAATTATGGGGTGACAGCAGACCCGATAAATACTGTGAAAAAATATTATGATGATTTTGGGCAAATTCCCGGTTATGCGACACGTGCGATCGCAGCTGCTACAGAAAAGCGCATTGTTGTTAACTACCCAAACATCAAACGCTTGCAACCCAATCAAAATGTTACTAGAGGCGAAATAGCAGCATTTATTTGTCGAGTTCTAGAAATTCCTACCGTACCTTTTAAATATATTCCCGGTGCAGAATTATTTGCGATTCCAGCACAATTTGATGCAGCCGATAATTTTGTAGAAGGATTAGCACGAGTGCAAATTGCTAATAAATGGGGATACATCGACAAAACCGGAAAATTTGTGATTCCACCACAATATGAAGAAGTTCATCCTTTTGCCGAAGGATTGGCATTAGTCAGAGACAATGTCAATAAATCAAGCAAAACCTGATTCATGGAAATTCGTGGTATTTGGCTGACTACAACAGCTAGCAAAGTCTTTAATTCCCAGCGAAATATTGCCGAGGCGATGAACTTTCTCGCAGACACTGGATTTAACGTAGTATTTCCTGTTGTCTGGAATAACGGCTTCACTATTTATCCCAGTCGAGTTATGCGGGAAAACTTTGGTGTTGAAATAAATCCACAATTTCAAGGTAGAGATCCTTTAGCCGAATTAATTGTTGAAGCCAAACGAGTTAATCTTGCCGTTATCCCTTGGTTTGAATATGGTTTTGCTAGTTCCTATCAAAAAAATGGTGGTACAATCCTCGCCAAAAAACCAGAATGGGCGGCGCGCGACTATGCTGGTAATTTACTGACTAAAAATGGTTTTGATTGGCTAAATGCTTTTGATAGCGAAGTACAAAATTTTTTATTAAGTTTATTTTTAGAAGTAGTTAAAAACTATCAAGTTGATGGTATTCAAGGAGACGATCGCTTTCCGGCTTTACCCAGTGAAGGTGGTTACGATCCAAAAACTGTGGAACGCTATCGCCAAGAATTTAATCAACTACCACCAGCAAATCCTAAAGATCCACAATGGTTACGCTGGCGAGCTGATATGCTTTCCAATTTTCTCACCCGCGTCTATCGTGAAGTAATTAGTATTAATCCGGAATTAATTATCTCAATGGCTCCGAGTGCTTATCCTTGGAGTTATGAAAACTACCTCCAAGATTCTCAAAATTGGGTTAACCTTGGGTTAGTCGATTTAATTCATCCGCAGTTATATTGGCGAGAATTTGAACTTTATAAAAGAGATATAGATAGATTAGTAGCTAATCAATTTACCAAACAACAATTGCCCCTCCTAATTCCTAGCGTTCTTTTAAAACAAAATACCTATCGGATTGATGCCGAACATTTGCGCCAAGCACTCAACTATGATCGTTCTGTTGGTATTCAAGGTGAAGTATTCTTTTTCTATGAAGCTTTGCTAGAAGAGAATAAGCTTTTAGCGAATATTCTAAAATCTGAATTTTATGCTCAAAGTGTGGGAAAACTTGACATAAAGGAAATTAAAAATAATAGCTTTACCCATCGACGTATCAATAGTAATTATACTTACCTTAATACATCTCAAGCAAATAACCTCAAGGTACAATTTGATTGGGTTGAACCATTTTCTGAAGGTATGGCAGTCGTCAAGATGGGCTATAAATACGGTTATATTGATAAAACAGGTAAACAAATTGGTCGCCTTCAGTTTGACAATGCTAAACCTTTTTCGCAAGGAATAGCCCTAGTAAACTTGAATAATAAATATGGCTATATCGATACAACTGCCAACTTGGTAATTAAGCCACAATTTGATTATGCGCAATCATTCTCTGAAGGACTGGCAGCCGTAAAAATAGCTAACCAATGGGGATATATTGATAATAAAGGTCAAACTATAATTCCTCCCAAATTTGACGATTCTAAACCATTCACTGAAGACCTAGCAGCCGTAAAAATAGCTAATAAGTGGGGATATATTGATAAATTAGGTAACATTATCATTCAACTTCAGTTAGATGATGCTACTAGTTTTTCTGAAGGTTTAGCATTAGTTAAAATTGGCAATAAATTAGGTTATATAAATAAAACCGGAGCAGTAGTTATAGAACCGCAATTTTACGAAGCTGATATTTTTTCAGAAGGATTAGCCCCAGTTAAAATGGGCGGTAAATGGGGGTATATTAATCAGTTTGGTGAGTTTATCATTCCCAGAGAATTCGATTTTGCAAAACCTTTTGCTGAAGGCGTAGCATTAGTTAACGTTGGTGGAGAATTAAAACAAGATAAGGAACAAGGGACAGCAGATTTTGTTGGCGGTAAATGGGGATACATACGCAAACCATAAATATGCATTTTTCGTAAAAGCTGTCCTACCAATTCAAAATTCAAAATTAAGAAGGTGAAACTCTGCATAAGTCGGTGAGAAAAAACCAAACTATATAACTAAAAGTAAAATCTTTGTATTTGGCTCGTAGTTGCGCTTTAGCGCTATAGACGCAAAGCAGCTTCTTGGACAGTAGCACAACTACAAACCAGGCTAATACACAGTTTCGCGATCGCTCCGCCTCTACGTGTCTAATACGCTTTTAAAAAGATTGTTAAATATACTGGTTGTTTTTTTGTGCTTTTTGTGACATTCTCCTTTACATATGCATTTAATACTAAAACTTGATAGACTTATCGTAGTTTAGCGTTAGCCTAGAAGAGGAGAATCTATATGAGACTCATATCCAGTCGTGCAAACTTGGGAGAACTAAGTTCTTTTGGCTGCAAATCTTCTATTTACCCAATTGCAATGGGGGATTAATCCAATGTCTCCCGATAAAGCTCAAAAATCATCCCCAATTCACAGCCGGATTACAGTACCTCAGAAGTATCACAGACAACCTGTAATTTCGCGGCTAGTATCTCGCTATGGTTTAACCGTAAATATCACAGCCGCATCGCTAGTATCGGGTAGCGAAACTGATGGCTGGTTTGATTTAGAACTTTCGGGAAATCCTCAGCAACTAACTAGTAGCCTATCTTACTTGCAAGAATTGGGAGTAAATTTAGTACAACTAGCGATCGCTAACCAAATTCAATTTAAGCAGCAATCGCAGCCATTTCCAAATCCACTAAAACAAATAATTACCAACCAATCTGAAACGCTAAAAACTCAATGGAAAAAAGAATTCAAAGCCAGAATTTCTCAAGATCAAACTAATCGGCTACGTCTACAACTGTGCATCTTAAAACATTATTATCAGACACCGATAATTTCTCAATTAGTTTCTCGCTATGGATTAACAGTCAATATCATTAGTGGCTTTCTCAAAGCTGATATGCAGGATGACGGCTGGTTTGACTTGGATTTGTGGGGTAGAAAAAAGCAACTTTACTATAGTTTGAGTTACTTAAATAAACTGGGAATACCGATTTGGCCTGATTGGTCAAGTACGGTGGGGCATAAATTTTTGGAGTAAATTTTTTTTGAATTACTGAGTTATAAGGCAATGACAACACTTAATAAAATTCAACTTAAAACACCTACTAGAGTCTCTTTTGTTCCATCAGCGCATGAAAAAAGCCAAATTACTCAGATTCGTTTATGCTTGTATATTCCTAGTAGCTATCAACAACAGCCAGTGATTTCTGAATTAATTACTAATTTTGGATTAGTTGTTAATATTACTGGAGCAATGCTAGGAGTCAAAATAGGTGAAGTAGGGCGTTTAGACCTGGAAATTCGAGGTAGTGTCTCACAAATTAGTAATGGTTTAGCTTATCTAGAATCTCTCAATCTCAAAATTG
The genomic region above belongs to Calothrix sp. NIES-2098 and contains:
- a CDS encoding histidinol phosphate aminotransferase; this translates as MTNYFRSNVNAMASYVPGEQPPRGTPVIKLNSNENAYPPSPAALEVLRNIDGEWLRRYPEPFGGEFRQAASKVLGVPSDWIIVGNGSDEILSIVIRACTEPGRKVVYPVPTYVLYRTLTEMQAADILEIPYREDFSLPLPELIAADGSVTFIASPNSPSGHVVPNEDLRKLASQLSGVLVIDEAYVDFADENALDLVQEYENVIIIRTLSKGYSLAGLRLGFGIANPLLLDGLFKVKDSYNIDAIACAVATAAIADQAYKNACVAKIKASRTQLASDLKQLGFRVWDSQTNFLLAQPPQGNAEYLYQKLKEQKILIRYFKQPGLEDKLRITVGTDEQNHTLIKMLSSLM